The following coding sequences are from one Streptomyces sp. NBC_00536 window:
- a CDS encoding PucR family transcriptional regulator: MSHATRRATELALDETTVTALRAALKTTADEVVQAIIDEVPSYANALSGRMGATIRRSVRTALGHYLDLASGNATGGDGDDAAYELGRGEVRDGRSMDALLSAYRVGARVAWRCLAAGAVPAGLPAAEVAKFAELTFAYIDELSAASAAGHADELAARGRDHERHLEHLARDLLAGASPDVLLASVQRAGWQPPVSLTAVLLPAAQARPAYRALDPSTLVLDDLPDATGVLLVPDADRSHLLRQLTDRTAVVGPARPWTRASDSYARAVRARSLSSDIRDTEDHLPELVLSADADAFADLRARALAPLRTLPVATARRLEETLRAWLLHQGRRDEVAAALFVHPQTVRYRMSQLRELFPDLASPQRVLELTLAVGLRAS; encoded by the coding sequence ATGAGCCATGCAACCCGGAGGGCCACCGAGCTGGCCCTGGATGAGACGACGGTCACAGCACTTCGGGCCGCGCTGAAGACCACCGCCGACGAGGTCGTCCAGGCGATCATCGACGAGGTCCCGTCCTACGCCAACGCCCTTTCGGGCCGCATGGGTGCCACCATCCGCCGATCCGTCCGCACCGCCCTGGGGCACTACCTGGACCTCGCGAGCGGGAACGCCACGGGCGGCGACGGCGATGACGCGGCCTACGAGCTGGGCCGCGGCGAAGTGCGCGACGGCCGTTCGATGGACGCCCTGCTCAGCGCCTACCGCGTCGGCGCCCGCGTGGCCTGGCGATGCCTGGCAGCGGGTGCCGTACCCGCAGGTCTGCCCGCCGCCGAGGTCGCCAAGTTCGCGGAGCTGACCTTCGCCTACATCGACGAGCTCTCCGCCGCGAGCGCCGCGGGCCACGCCGACGAACTGGCCGCTCGGGGCAGGGACCACGAGCGCCACCTGGAACACCTGGCCCGGGACCTCCTCGCCGGCGCGAGCCCGGACGTGCTGCTGGCCTCTGTTCAACGGGCCGGGTGGCAGCCTCCGGTTTCGCTGACCGCGGTCCTGCTGCCCGCCGCCCAGGCCCGGCCTGCCTACCGCGCGCTCGACCCGAGCACCCTCGTCCTCGACGATCTGCCGGATGCCACCGGTGTGCTGCTCGTCCCCGATGCCGACCGATCACATCTCTTGCGGCAGCTGACCGACCGCACCGCCGTGGTCGGCCCGGCCCGGCCATGGACTCGCGCATCCGACTCGTACGCACGAGCCGTACGCGCGCGCTCCCTCTCCTCCGATATTCGCGACACCGAGGACCACCTGCCCGAGCTGGTGCTGAGCGCCGACGCGGACGCGTTCGCAGACCTGCGTGCCCGAGCCCTCGCACCGTTGCGGACCTTGCCTGTCGCGACCGCACGGCGGCTGGAGGAGACGTTGCGGGCATGGCTGCTGCACCAGGGCAGGCGGGACGAGGTGGCGGCGGCGTTGTTCGTCCATCCCCAGACAGTCCGGTACCGGATGTCGCAGCTGCGGGAACTGTTTCCGGATCTCGCATCGCCACAGCGGGTCCTTGAACTGACCCTGGCGGTCGGTCTTCGGGCCAGCTGA
- a CDS encoding protein-L-isoaspartate O-methyltransferase encodes MAAAEPDTAAARAEMVARLEESGDLGAGPVREALLALRRELLIRQAYVRRSSPDELPPRWELLDWARPEDRAELCRLLHSGDSVPVQHAGEPLLGRIPGVRSGGTMTAMSSTMGMTSGLMDVLDLRPGQRVLDVGTGAGVTACVICFVCGDEGVVTLDVDRHVGEAVQAHLAALGYRPTVVTGDGRAGWPARAGYDRIFVSFAVPSIPTALVDQLAPGGLALMTVATSSPSWPGLAVITKSSTGQVHAALRAVEFGHRAGTGIDGFEQVFLSAEFRKQITAGGGRWTRRSRLVPPAVTDRGAWLALGALRPGLVRDFGAEDLTIGAPRCGSWMRARPAGGRWKVTVDGPRDIWEELHEVAALWRAAGSPSTYRINIDSSGTQKATTSCGTFSWPLPAPSPNPGEAP; translated from the coding sequence GTGGCGGCCGCCGAACCCGATACTGCGGCCGCCCGGGCGGAGATGGTGGCCCGCCTGGAAGAATCCGGCGACTTGGGCGCGGGCCCGGTGCGGGAGGCACTCCTCGCCCTGCGCCGCGAGCTCCTGATCCGTCAGGCGTACGTACGCCGCTCGTCTCCCGACGAGCTGCCACCGCGGTGGGAGCTGCTCGACTGGGCGCGCCCCGAAGACCGGGCCGAGCTGTGCCGTCTCCTGCACAGCGGGGACAGCGTCCCGGTTCAGCACGCGGGCGAGCCCCTCCTCGGCCGGATCCCGGGCGTGCGCAGCGGGGGGACCATGACGGCGATGTCGAGCACGATGGGCATGACCTCCGGCCTCATGGACGTACTGGACCTGCGGCCGGGCCAGCGTGTTCTGGACGTCGGCACCGGCGCCGGGGTCACCGCGTGCGTGATCTGTTTCGTGTGCGGGGACGAAGGCGTCGTCACGCTCGATGTCGACCGACACGTCGGCGAAGCCGTGCAAGCACACCTGGCCGCGCTCGGGTACCGGCCCACCGTGGTGACCGGCGACGGACGGGCTGGCTGGCCGGCCCGCGCCGGGTACGACCGGATCTTCGTCTCCTTCGCCGTGCCCAGCATCCCCACGGCCCTGGTGGACCAGCTCGCCCCGGGCGGCCTCGCCCTGATGACGGTGGCCACCTCGTCACCGTCCTGGCCGGGCCTCGCCGTGATCACCAAATCCTCGACAGGACAGGTCCACGCCGCGCTGCGCGCGGTGGAGTTCGGGCACCGCGCCGGCACCGGCATCGACGGCTTCGAGCAGGTGTTCCTGTCCGCCGAGTTCCGCAAGCAGATCACCGCGGGCGGCGGCCGCTGGACCCGGCGCAGCCGGCTGGTACCTCCAGCCGTCACCGACCGCGGCGCGTGGCTGGCTCTCGGGGCCCTGCGGCCCGGGCTCGTCCGCGACTTCGGCGCGGAGGACCTGACGATCGGCGCACCCCGCTGCGGATCCTGGATGCGGGCCCGCCCAGCCGGCGGCCGCTGGAAGGTCACCGTCGACGGACCGCGTGACATCTGGGAGGAACTCCACGAAGTCGCCGCCCTGTGGCGGGCGGCCGGCTCCCCCTCCACCTACCGCATCAACATTGACTCCAGCGGCACCCAGAAAGCGACCACCAGCTGCGGCACCTTCTCCTGGCCGCTCCCCGCCCCTTCCCCGAATCCCGGAGAAGCCCCATGA
- a CDS encoding aminoglycoside phosphotransferase, producing MAAVGERLGTVFTARDTEHSAAAGIASLLDLESGACVFIKGQREHAPAADADLEEDDSWWGPGWSPVDELDIEEAVNPYLPPSAPRALWRLDGHGWHLLAFEGVRGRDANFAPDSPDLAPVAAALAELAPLPAPPGVRLPTAWDRWGYYCADGDRELLAGSRLLHTDPASTNVLVEDCGRARLVDWSWATAGPAWIDTALWGMRLVSTGGHSPEQAWQWAARVPGWNAADPTAVAVLARAEARRWHDLAAEQVTTAASIAQSADEWATFIATRSST from the coding sequence GTGGCAGCTGTTGGGGAGCGCCTCGGCACGGTGTTCACTGCCCGCGACACCGAGCACTCGGCCGCGGCCGGGATCGCCTCCCTGCTGGACCTGGAATCGGGGGCGTGTGTCTTCATCAAGGGGCAGCGCGAGCATGCCCCCGCCGCCGACGCCGACCTTGAGGAGGACGACTCGTGGTGGGGTCCTGGCTGGTCGCCTGTGGACGAGCTGGATATCGAAGAGGCGGTGAATCCCTACCTGCCTCCGAGCGCGCCGCGGGCCCTGTGGCGCCTGGACGGCCACGGCTGGCATCTGCTCGCTTTCGAGGGGGTGCGTGGCCGAGACGCGAATTTCGCGCCCGACTCGCCGGACCTCGCGCCGGTCGCCGCAGCTCTGGCCGAGTTGGCACCGCTGCCCGCGCCCCCCGGAGTACGGCTGCCCACCGCCTGGGACCGGTGGGGCTACTACTGTGCCGATGGCGACCGGGAGCTGCTCGCCGGTTCCCGGCTGTTGCACACCGACCCAGCCTCAACGAACGTCCTCGTGGAAGACTGCGGACGGGCCCGCCTGGTCGACTGGTCGTGGGCTACAGCTGGCCCGGCCTGGATCGACACGGCGCTGTGGGGAATGCGGCTGGTCTCCACCGGCGGGCACTCCCCCGAGCAGGCGTGGCAGTGGGCGGCCCGGGTGCCAGGCTGGAACGCGGCCGACCCGACGGCCGTGGCGGTTCTTGCGCGGGCCGAGGCACGACGCTGGCACGACCTCGCCGCCGAACAGGTGACCACGGCCGCCTCGATCGCCCAGTCCGCCGACGAATGGGCCACCTTCATCGCCACCCGCAGCAGCACCTGA
- a CDS encoding methyltransferase, with the protein MTMHPVEPGVTNAPGAGEALFGAAAADYAGYRPGVPDAAVRLLAATLHGVPAPVLLDLGAGTWQVPRALLAVVARLGHIDLVDVNPGRLAQAMAELEPVLGTTMASAFAGEAHTYSPQGPGRSPDPVTCCRAFHWVDRTAVLDMADRIASPQATVAVMGDGSLWTYDSDWTGALRELIQTYVDPSRRTGTRGTHAAPGRPYEDDFAASACSIVTEHRFPVTRAWTPANVVGYLCSTSFARPDLFTDRHEAFETEAVQLLDAYAAQGVLREESEFTMLLAHRPGAAS; encoded by the coding sequence ATGACCATGCATCCCGTCGAACCCGGCGTCACCAACGCCCCCGGGGCCGGGGAGGCGTTGTTCGGTGCGGCGGCCGCGGACTACGCCGGCTACCGGCCTGGAGTACCCGACGCCGCCGTGCGGCTCCTCGCCGCGACTCTGCACGGCGTGCCCGCCCCAGTCCTGCTCGACCTCGGCGCTGGGACATGGCAGGTGCCCCGCGCGCTGCTGGCGGTCGTGGCCCGGCTGGGCCACATCGACCTCGTGGACGTCAATCCAGGGAGGCTCGCCCAGGCGATGGCGGAACTCGAGCCCGTTCTCGGAACGACCATGGCCTCGGCGTTCGCCGGTGAAGCCCACACATACAGCCCGCAGGGGCCCGGCCGGAGCCCTGACCCGGTCACCTGCTGCCGGGCCTTTCACTGGGTTGACCGGACCGCTGTCCTGGACATGGCGGACCGCATCGCCTCGCCGCAGGCCACGGTGGCGGTCATGGGCGACGGGAGCCTTTGGACCTACGACTCCGACTGGACTGGTGCGCTGCGCGAGCTGATCCAGACCTACGTCGATCCCTCCCGCCGCACAGGCACGCGCGGAACCCATGCAGCGCCCGGCCGCCCCTACGAGGACGACTTCGCCGCCTCGGCGTGCAGCATCGTGACCGAGCACCGCTTTCCCGTGACCCGCGCCTGGACACCGGCCAACGTCGTCGGTTACCTCTGCAGCACCTCGTTCGCCCGGCCCGACCTCTTCACCGACCGGCACGAGGCGTTCGAGACCGAAGCCGTCCAGCTTCTCGACGCCTACGCCGCACAGGGTGTACTGCGGGAGGAATCAGAGTTCACGATGCTGCTGGCCCACCGGCCCGGGGCCGCCTCGTGA
- a CDS encoding fatty acid desaturase family protein, with translation MTAIDPTAHLTAEQIEELGRELDAIRDEVIAGRGEKDAAYIRKVISAQRKLELVSRGVLLFSIFPPAWLLGTAGLSVAKIMDNMEIGHNILHGQWDWMRDPKIHSTTWEWDHVSPSEQWKHSHNELHHTYTNVIGKDNDLGYGIMRVDEDQKWHPFHLGQPLWNFINACFFEYGIAAYDLELAKNLSKRRRKDPEFRARAKAVGRKIRKQVLKDYVIHPLLSGPSFLPTLAATFTANLVRNIWTHSVIMCGHFPEGVQVFERRSIKDETRGQWYLRQMMGSANISGSKAMHFMTGNLSHQIEHHLFPDLPSNRYAEVAVKVRALFAKYELEYVTGPLPKQVFSAWHKVFRLSLPNKKPKVKTPDREQELVAA, from the coding sequence TTGACCGCCATCGACCCCACCGCCCACCTGACCGCGGAGCAGATCGAGGAGCTGGGCCGCGAGCTGGACGCGATCCGCGATGAGGTGATCGCCGGCCGCGGTGAGAAAGACGCCGCCTACATCCGTAAGGTCATCTCGGCGCAGCGCAAGCTCGAGCTGGTCAGCAGGGGCGTGCTGCTGTTCTCGATCTTCCCGCCCGCGTGGCTGCTCGGCACCGCCGGTCTGTCCGTGGCGAAGATCATGGACAACATGGAGATCGGGCACAACATCCTGCACGGCCAGTGGGACTGGATGCGGGACCCGAAGATCCACTCCACCACCTGGGAGTGGGATCACGTCTCGCCGTCCGAGCAGTGGAAGCACTCGCACAACGAGCTGCACCACACCTACACCAACGTGATCGGCAAGGACAACGACCTCGGCTACGGCATCATGCGCGTCGACGAGGACCAGAAGTGGCACCCGTTCCACCTCGGCCAGCCGCTGTGGAACTTCATCAACGCCTGCTTCTTCGAGTACGGCATCGCAGCGTACGACCTGGAGCTCGCCAAGAACCTGAGCAAGCGCCGCCGCAAGGACCCGGAGTTCCGCGCGCGGGCCAAGGCCGTGGGCCGCAAGATCCGCAAGCAGGTGCTCAAGGACTACGTGATCCACCCGCTGCTGTCGGGCCCGTCGTTCCTCCCCACGCTCGCCGCCACGTTCACCGCGAACCTGGTCCGCAACATCTGGACCCACTCGGTGATCATGTGCGGTCACTTCCCCGAGGGGGTACAGGTCTTCGAGCGCCGGTCGATCAAGGACGAGACCCGCGGCCAGTGGTACCTGCGCCAGATGATGGGCTCGGCGAACATCAGCGGCAGCAAGGCCATGCACTTCATGACCGGCAACCTGTCGCACCAGATCGAGCACCACCTGTTCCCGGACCTGCCGAGCAACCGGTACGCCGAGGTCGCGGTGAAGGTGCGCGCGCTGTTCGCAAAGTACGAGCTGGAGTACGTCACCGGGCCGCTGCCCAAGCAGGTTTTCTCCGCGTGGCACAAAGTCTTCCGGCTCTCGCTGCCGAACAAGAAGCCCAAGGTCAAGACGCCGGACCGCGAGCAGGAGCTCGTCGCGGCCTGA
- a CDS encoding phosphotransferase — translation MSGLQRHREPIDVHLILLREGPIGPEVLLSRRAGDVYASGMWHFVSGHLDGPHEDVVSALIREAHEEAGIIIDASAVRFALTVHHRGPGGRTRTGMFFEVTAWEGTPSIQEPDVCDAMAWFAPDALPEPLVAYCRAGLDTYRAGEAMAIHFQEPGDPIAYDPAFDRRRPLPSAIGPVGPAPAVREFTERAIGRVSTWTNVSWAREGSRVWQAHGVEDGTWFVKIHQNDRFHQREVRGLRTWARKLGAAAPRLVAADETLRAVVLTAVPGRPLHGAVLAPGRERAVFYQIGVLARGIHQASPPRPAPAGSGPAVAKADRHLAGARSHLLPGDEEFVRELVRQAEDLPPLEWVETHGDFQLRNILSTPDAADETDETDDRDVFVAVIDLERSEPGPAVRDLVRLSDAWAGRPDLFEAFLAGYGRSLTAAEEARLAIEAALDSVSGIAYGAAHGDPELVERGRRTLTRLRAEHRAALSPTGDAT, via the coding sequence GTGAGCGGGCTGCAGCGTCACCGTGAGCCGATCGACGTCCACCTGATCCTGCTCCGCGAAGGCCCCATCGGTCCGGAAGTGCTGCTGTCCCGTCGTGCTGGCGACGTGTACGCCTCGGGCATGTGGCACTTCGTCAGCGGCCATCTCGACGGCCCGCACGAGGACGTCGTCTCGGCGCTGATCCGTGAGGCGCACGAGGAAGCCGGCATCATCATCGACGCTTCAGCGGTGCGCTTCGCGCTCACCGTGCACCACCGCGGCCCCGGCGGCCGCACCCGGACCGGGATGTTCTTCGAGGTCACCGCCTGGGAGGGCACCCCGAGCATCCAGGAGCCGGACGTATGCGACGCGATGGCGTGGTTCGCGCCCGACGCCCTGCCCGAACCCCTCGTCGCCTACTGCCGGGCCGGCCTGGACACCTACCGGGCGGGAGAGGCCATGGCCATCCATTTCCAGGAGCCCGGGGACCCCATCGCCTACGACCCCGCCTTCGACCGGCGCCGCCCCCTCCCCTCCGCGATCGGGCCGGTCGGTCCTGCTCCGGCAGTGCGGGAGTTCACCGAGCGAGCCATCGGACGCGTCAGTACCTGGACGAACGTCTCCTGGGCCCGGGAGGGCAGCCGTGTCTGGCAAGCCCACGGCGTCGAGGACGGCACCTGGTTCGTCAAGATCCACCAGAACGACCGATTCCACCAGCGTGAAGTGCGCGGGCTACGGACGTGGGCGCGGAAGCTGGGGGCGGCCGCGCCCCGGCTGGTCGCCGCCGACGAGACCCTGCGGGCGGTGGTCCTCACCGCGGTGCCGGGCCGCCCGCTGCATGGCGCTGTTCTGGCACCCGGCCGGGAGAGGGCAGTCTTCTACCAGATCGGCGTGCTGGCACGCGGCATCCACCAGGCCTCTCCCCCACGGCCCGCTCCTGCCGGCAGCGGCCCGGCCGTGGCCAAGGCCGACCGACACCTGGCCGGGGCGCGGTCTCATCTGCTCCCGGGTGATGAGGAGTTCGTCCGCGAGCTTGTCCGGCAGGCCGAGGACCTGCCACCGCTGGAGTGGGTGGAGACCCACGGTGATTTCCAGCTCCGCAACATCCTCTCCACCCCTGACGCCGCTGACGAGACGGACGAGACGGACGACCGTGATGTCTTCGTGGCGGTGATCGACCTTGAGCGCAGTGAGCCGGGACCGGCTGTACGGGATCTCGTCCGCCTGTCCGACGCCTGGGCCGGCCGCCCCGACCTGTTCGAGGCGTTTCTGGCCGGGTACGGCAGGTCCCTGACCGCCGCAGAGGAGGCCCGGCTCGCCATCGAAGCAGCGCTCGATTCCGTGAGCGGGATCGCGTACGGCGCCGCCCACGGTGACCCCGAGCTGGTCGAACGCGGCCGGCGGACGCTGACCCGGCTGCGCGCCGAGCACCGTGCAGCCCTCTCACCGACAGGAGATGCGACGTGA
- a CDS encoding MFS transporter produces MTTAPDSGAASTSLWRHHDFRRYMTGQTCSVAGSSISSMVLPVLAVIDLDATAGQVSVLAVLGQLPPAVLALHAGATADRYSKRRQMIIGDLISAAVLATVPVAAAVGALTLGHLMVVAAVRSAAAVVHDAASISLLPGLVDRSLIQRSNSRIGALFAVAATGGSNAGAVLTALLGPARALLGDVASYLVSAWCTARIQARETAPAPAEGRRLWTEITEGLRYVHHDPRLSVLTWVNATTSLGLALLNTLWALYLLRSLAMSPTAFGVLLGLGALGAAAGALSAPAVARRYGPGPMMLTALALTPLTQIPLLIASPGLAWEVVIGGALFLQLACAGAAGTTQRSIRQIVTSAGMQARMQAVSTWLTSAARPLGALLAGGLGTWAGVRPALVVGSCLLAVPFVVLARSPLRGLRQMPNVPGQPGTPCPVVPAPGAAPAQDTSREGSMDGGTS; encoded by the coding sequence GTGACGACCGCTCCTGACTCCGGCGCCGCCTCCACCTCGTTGTGGCGGCACCATGATTTCCGCCGGTACATGACCGGCCAGACCTGCAGTGTCGCTGGCAGCTCGATCAGCTCCATGGTCCTGCCGGTACTCGCTGTCATCGATCTGGACGCTACCGCTGGGCAGGTCTCAGTCCTGGCGGTTCTTGGACAGCTGCCGCCGGCAGTGCTCGCTCTGCACGCCGGAGCCACCGCGGACAGGTACTCCAAGCGGCGGCAAATGATCATCGGGGACCTGATCAGCGCCGCGGTGCTGGCGACGGTCCCGGTGGCGGCGGCAGTGGGCGCCTTGACCCTGGGGCACCTCATGGTCGTCGCCGCTGTTCGGAGCGCCGCCGCGGTGGTGCACGACGCGGCGTCGATCAGTCTGCTCCCGGGGCTGGTCGACCGGTCGCTGATCCAGCGGAGTAACTCCCGCATCGGCGCGCTGTTCGCGGTCGCCGCGACCGGCGGCAGCAACGCCGGCGCCGTGCTGACCGCGCTGCTCGGCCCAGCTCGCGCCCTGCTCGGCGACGTCGCCTCCTACCTCGTCAGCGCGTGGTGCACCGCTCGGATCCAGGCCCGCGAGACCGCCCCCGCACCGGCCGAAGGACGCCGGCTGTGGACGGAGATCACGGAAGGCCTGCGATACGTGCACCACGACCCCCGGCTGAGCGTCCTGACCTGGGTCAACGCCACGACCTCCCTCGGGCTGGCGCTGCTGAACACCCTGTGGGCGCTGTACTTGTTGCGGTCCTTGGCGATGAGCCCGACGGCCTTCGGCGTGCTCCTGGGGCTCGGGGCCCTGGGCGCGGCCGCCGGCGCGCTGTCCGCTCCAGCGGTCGCGCGGCGGTACGGGCCCGGGCCGATGATGCTGACCGCGCTCGCCCTCACACCGCTCACCCAGATCCCGCTGCTGATCGCGTCCCCGGGCCTGGCCTGGGAGGTCGTGATCGGCGGCGCGCTGTTCCTCCAGTTGGCGTGCGCCGGGGCCGCCGGCACGACGCAGCGCTCGATCCGGCAGATCGTCACCTCGGCCGGGATGCAGGCCCGGATGCAGGCCGTGAGTACCTGGCTGACCTCTGCGGCCCGGCCGCTGGGCGCGCTGCTGGCCGGGGGACTCGGCACCTGGGCCGGCGTACGGCCCGCCCTGGTCGTCGGCTCCTGCCTCCTGGCCGTGCCGTTCGTGGTCCTGGCCCGGTCTCCACTGCGCGGTCTGCGGCAGATGCCGAACGTGCCCGGGCAGCCCGGGACGCCCTGCCCCGTCGTTCCCGCCCCAGGAGCGGCACCTGCCCAGGACACCAGCCGAGAAGGCTCCATGGACGGAGGGACATCGTGA
- a CDS encoding NUDIX hydrolase → MTRSRMTPNPGSGHSSPTEGEKSSVPPSHTHIRKTAEAYLSHHPAERDALAGLLSALDQPDDATSQSTLPGHVTCSAIVLDRNCRVLHISHRLTGLLLAPGGHVESGDRSLLAAALRELEEEAGIPACALTLTPQTLGTPIDIDVHAIDANPGKGEPPHQHYDFRYAFYLADEDRPEIVLQDQEVSGAQWVPITAITSPTLRAKLVEAGLDGRPEPVNASVLVHDGAGSYLLHLRDDRAGIWHPWTMALVGGGRRRGDQSLEDTLLRELSEEVPGLRLEGLEPYAVEEATSVDGLRVPIRVFTGRWTGNPSQLELREGVLLHWVTPDQLDRLRLSPGLGDLIRRHAAQHPSQAEHDEAPPAWDGGSRPVLNGIGVHLHLEDEHGRVLLGLRHPDVTYAGNTWHFLAGKCERESAVTCLVREALEEAGLVIDPVDVELVHVVHVVDTPGGQPLMQMVFQASRWEGVPEIRETDKCLAWQWFEPMDLPKQLVPYTRAAIEGITAGRRYTELGWER, encoded by the coding sequence GTGACCCGCAGTCGCATGACTCCGAACCCCGGATCCGGACACAGCAGCCCCACCGAAGGCGAGAAATCCTCCGTGCCGCCCAGCCATACCCACATTCGAAAGACCGCTGAGGCCTACCTCTCGCACCACCCGGCCGAGCGGGACGCCCTGGCTGGACTCCTGTCGGCTCTGGACCAGCCCGACGACGCGACCAGCCAGAGCACTCTGCCCGGCCACGTCACCTGCAGCGCCATCGTCCTGGACCGCAACTGCAGGGTTCTCCACATTTCTCACCGGTTGACTGGACTGCTTCTGGCCCCGGGCGGCCACGTCGAGTCCGGTGACCGTTCCCTGCTCGCCGCGGCGCTGCGCGAACTCGAGGAAGAGGCGGGGATCCCGGCCTGTGCCCTCACCCTGACTCCGCAGACCCTCGGTACGCCGATCGACATCGACGTCCACGCCATCGATGCCAACCCCGGCAAGGGCGAACCCCCTCACCAGCACTACGACTTCCGCTACGCCTTCTACCTCGCCGACGAGGACCGACCGGAGATCGTCCTGCAGGACCAGGAAGTCTCCGGCGCCCAATGGGTACCCATCACCGCCATCACCTCGCCGACACTGCGCGCCAAGCTCGTGGAAGCGGGGCTCGACGGCCGGCCGGAGCCGGTGAACGCCTCCGTGCTGGTCCACGATGGGGCCGGGTCCTACCTGCTGCATCTTCGCGACGACCGGGCCGGAATTTGGCATCCCTGGACGATGGCCCTGGTCGGGGGCGGGCGTAGGCGGGGCGACCAGAGCCTTGAGGACACCCTGCTGCGTGAGCTGTCCGAGGAGGTCCCCGGGCTGCGCCTGGAAGGCCTTGAGCCGTACGCCGTGGAGGAGGCCACCAGCGTCGACGGGTTGCGCGTGCCCATCCGTGTCTTCACGGGCCGCTGGACCGGGAACCCCTCCCAGCTCGAACTACGGGAGGGGGTTCTGCTCCACTGGGTCACTCCGGACCAACTGGACCGGCTGCGCCTGAGCCCCGGACTCGGCGACCTGATCCGCCGCCACGCGGCCCAACACCCCTCGCAGGCAGAGCATGACGAGGCGCCGCCAGCGTGGGACGGAGGCAGCCGGCCCGTGCTCAACGGCATCGGCGTCCATCTCCACCTGGAGGACGAGCACGGCCGCGTACTCCTCGGACTGCGCCACCCGGACGTCACGTATGCGGGGAACACCTGGCACTTCCTCGCTGGGAAGTGTGAACGGGAGTCCGCGGTCACCTGCCTGGTACGCGAAGCCCTGGAGGAGGCTGGGCTGGTCATCGACCCGGTGGACGTGGAGCTGGTGCACGTCGTGCACGTCGTCGACACCCCCGGCGGTCAGCCGCTGATGCAGATGGTCTTCCAGGCCAGCCGGTGGGAGGGGGTTCCCGAGATCCGTGAAACGGACAAGTGCCTGGCCTGGCAGTGGTTTGAGCCGATGGACCTGCCCAAGCAGCTCGTTCCGTACACCCGCGCGGCCATCGAGGGAATCACCGCCGGCCGCCGCTACACGGAACTGGGGTGGGAACGATGA
- a CDS encoding ferredoxin reductase yields MTSAALRSRAWKLLEMVTTPLLPSDYLDLVSPLRTGADLRGRIEAVHPETGDAATIVIRPGRGWRGHTAGQYVRIGVDVDGVRLWRAYSITSPTDRQDGRVTITVKAIPDGKVSNHLVRKAKPGTLIQLDQPTGDFVLPQAKPAKVLYLTAGSGITPVMGMLRDSELDDVVMVHSAPQPQDVIFRDELHDLVADKKLRLTELHTDTDGILDIARLAELVPDWAERETWACGPAGLLDAAEEHWTEHGVPERLHTERFRAGIVVAGDGGEVTFSATGKTVDADGATPLLDIGEEAGVLMPSGCRMGICFGCVTPLKAGAVRDLRTGEITEAEAGVLIQTCVSAAAGPCDIER; encoded by the coding sequence ATGACGAGTGCAGCCCTCCGCAGCAGGGCATGGAAACTGCTGGAGATGGTCACGACGCCGCTGCTGCCGTCGGACTACCTCGACCTGGTCAGCCCGCTGCGTACGGGCGCTGACCTGCGTGGGCGCATCGAGGCCGTGCACCCCGAGACGGGTGACGCCGCGACCATCGTGATCAGGCCTGGACGGGGCTGGCGCGGCCACACGGCCGGTCAGTACGTGCGGATCGGGGTCGACGTCGACGGGGTGCGCCTGTGGCGTGCCTACTCCATCACCTCGCCGACAGACCGCCAGGACGGCCGCGTCACGATCACCGTGAAGGCGATCCCGGACGGCAAGGTAAGCAACCACCTGGTCCGCAAGGCGAAACCGGGCACGCTGATCCAGCTCGACCAGCCGACCGGTGACTTCGTGCTGCCGCAGGCCAAGCCCGCCAAAGTGCTCTACCTGACGGCCGGCAGCGGCATCACGCCCGTGATGGGCATGCTGCGCGACTCCGAGCTCGACGACGTCGTCATGGTCCACTCCGCGCCACAGCCGCAAGACGTGATCTTCCGCGACGAGCTGCACGACCTGGTCGCGGACAAGAAACTGCGTCTCACCGAGCTGCACACCGACACAGACGGCATCCTCGACATCGCCCGTCTCGCCGAACTCGTGCCCGACTGGGCCGAGCGCGAGACCTGGGCCTGCGGCCCCGCGGGCCTGCTCGACGCCGCCGAAGAGCACTGGACCGAGCACGGCGTACCAGAGCGCCTGCACACCGAACGCTTCCGAGCCGGCATCGTCGTTGCTGGCGACGGCGGCGAGGTCACCTTCAGCGCCACCGGCAAGACCGTCGATGCCGACGGCGCCACGCCGTTGCTGGACATCGGCGAGGAGGCCGGCGTGCTCATGCCCTCCGGATGCCGCATGGGCATCTGCTTCGGCTGCGTCACGCCGCTCAAGGCGGGCGCCGTCCGCGACCTGCGCACCGGCGAGATCACCGAGGCCGAGGCCGGCGTCCTCATCCAGACCTGCGTGTCCGCCGCGGCGGGCCCTTGCGACATCGAACGGTAG